One region of Chlorogloeopsis sp. ULAP01 genomic DNA includes:
- a CDS encoding AMP-binding protein: MLWSDQTYKAPPNSGEILLGRTLPSLLDEACDRYPNPQALNEWTEKGWQPLSNQEFQSAAEEVALSLLDLVGEKGNTIALLMHSDVNFCIVDMGCLLASLVDVPIDLTQTLENIIFILRHSQAKALVVANLDLLYQVTPYLGDTPLKAVIVADVPDDWQQNQNLEQICPESPQHIPVFSLWELRAKGRALNSQSKLQLRSQLAANDLATIIYIPGVRGEAQGVMLTHENLSGDALSMFTGIPDLEFGAKEVTLSYLPLTHVFARVFLYGHMSYGHSIYLTAPNRVIKHLKEVQPTLFATVPLLLERVYNKILEEAKKRTKLATQTEVKHNVLSRILTFATQMLRTEQPKMQRFRLSSLGWKFPPLRISVSGSRLREMAFQERIYNWALNLAKQYELGNPPKGRYALMLKLADKLVFWQWRAVFGGRIKYLICGGAALKAEIANFFAAAGVTILQGYGLTETSSALTCNRGQFNRAGTVGVPLAGVEIAIADDGEILTRSPYITQGYYNNPEATQQLIDVNGWLHTGDLGEFTADGFLKITGLKKSRFKLSTGKYVTPQPIETKLEQSPLVAKAVAVGSERKFCAMLIFPNLDNLNSYALTIGIDLPADALLKHPCIIAIYKALVDEANCHLPYWSTVKRFQLINATLTVENGLLAPNRQVQRAKVVEAFAKEIDAIYEDAPATSQRVDTGMQRHEDTKTGNTDEQDTLLSSCPSIPQPSCPAFAQSLNI, encoded by the coding sequence ATGTTATGGTCAGATCAAACTTATAAAGCTCCTCCCAACTCTGGAGAAATATTGTTGGGGCGGACATTGCCTTCGTTACTGGATGAGGCGTGCGATCGCTACCCCAATCCTCAAGCCTTGAACGAATGGACGGAAAAAGGTTGGCAACCCCTATCCAATCAGGAATTTCAAAGCGCTGCGGAAGAAGTAGCACTGTCATTGTTGGATCTGGTGGGAGAGAAAGGCAATACCATCGCCCTATTGATGCATAGCGATGTTAACTTCTGCATAGTTGACATGGGTTGTTTGTTGGCTAGTTTGGTAGATGTGCCGATTGACCTTACCCAGACACTCGAAAACATCATTTTCATTTTGCGACACTCTCAAGCCAAGGCGCTGGTTGTTGCTAATTTAGACTTGCTCTATCAAGTTACACCTTATCTGGGAGATACACCCCTGAAGGCAGTGATAGTTGCTGATGTTCCTGATGATTGGCAGCAGAATCAAAATCTAGAGCAAATATGCCCTGAATCTCCCCAACACATTCCAGTATTTTCCCTCTGGGAACTTCGTGCCAAAGGACGGGCTTTAAATTCACAAAGCAAACTGCAACTGCGCTCCCAACTAGCAGCAAATGACCTAGCCACTATCATTTATATTCCTGGAGTTAGAGGAGAAGCCCAGGGAGTAATGCTGACCCATGAAAACCTTTCTGGCGATGCACTCTCGATGTTTACCGGCATTCCCGATCTAGAATTTGGTGCAAAGGAGGTTACACTTTCGTATTTGCCCTTGACGCATGTTTTTGCTCGCGTCTTTTTATACGGTCATATGAGCTATGGGCATAGCATTTACCTGACTGCTCCTAACCGGGTAATCAAGCATCTCAAAGAAGTGCAACCGACGTTATTCGCCACGGTGCCACTGTTATTGGAGAGAGTCTACAACAAGATTCTCGAAGAAGCGAAGAAGCGAACCAAGCTGGCAACACAAACAGAAGTTAAGCATAACGTGCTGTCGCGCATCCTCACTTTTGCAACTCAGATGTTGCGTACAGAACAGCCAAAAATGCAGAGATTTCGTTTATCTTCCCTGGGTTGGAAGTTCCCACCTTTACGCATCTCTGTCTCTGGATCTAGATTGCGTGAGATGGCATTTCAAGAGCGCATCTACAATTGGGCGCTAAACCTTGCCAAACAGTACGAACTAGGAAATCCACCAAAAGGAAGATATGCTTTGATGCTGAAGTTGGCAGATAAGCTCGTGTTCTGGCAATGGCGAGCAGTATTTGGAGGTCGGATCAAATACTTGATTTGTGGAGGTGCTGCCTTAAAAGCAGAGATAGCAAACTTTTTTGCCGCAGCAGGAGTGACGATTCTGCAAGGTTATGGTTTAACCGAGACAAGTTCTGCGCTTACCTGCAACCGGGGACAATTCAATCGTGCCGGAACAGTGGGTGTGCCTTTAGCGGGAGTGGAGATAGCGATCGCCGACGATGGAGAAATTCTTACCAGAAGTCCTTACATCACTCAAGGCTACTACAACAACCCTGAAGCCACCCAACAATTGATAGATGTAAACGGCTGGTTGCACACAGGCGACTTAGGAGAGTTTACAGCCGATGGTTTTCTCAAGATTACAGGACTCAAGAAAAGCCGATTCAAACTCTCCACAGGTAAGTATGTCACACCACAACCAATTGAAACCAAGCTAGAACAATCTCCTCTAGTTGCCAAGGCAGTTGCTGTTGGTTCAGAGCGTAAATTCTGTGCCATGCTAATTTTTCCTAATCTAGATAACCTGAATTCCTACGCTCTCACCATTGGCATAGATTTACCAGCAGATGCCTTGCTCAAGCATCCATGTATTATCGCCATCTATAAGGCATTAGTTGATGAAGCTAATTGTCATTTACCTTACTGGTCAACTGTAAAGCGGTTCCAGCTCATTAATGCTACCCTCACAGTTGAAAATGGGTTGCTCGCACCCAATCGTCAAGTACAACGCGCAAAAGTCGTGGAAGCTTTTGCCAAAGAAATTGATGCCATCTATGAAGACGCGCCAGCGACTTCCCAGAGGGTAGACACGGGGATGCAAAGACACGAGGATACCAAAACAGGGAATACAGACGAACAGGATACTCTTTTATCTTCCTGTCCTTCTATTCCTCAGCCTTCATGTCCCGCATTCGCGCAATCTCTAAATATTTGA
- a CDS encoding xanthine dehydrogenase family protein subunit M, translating into MNNFTYTRATSVKDAAQRATADQNAIFIAGGTNLVDRLKVFLDEPSQLIDISRLQMQRIERTANGGLRLGALVTNTAVADYADVRRDYPMLSRAILSGASQQIRNMATVGGNLLQRTRCPYYYDTAFPCNKRQPGSGCPALTGINRMHAILGASEQCLAVHPSDMCVALAALDAVVEVEGTKGKRQIPFTDFHRLPGNTPQRDTNLEPGELITAVVLPPIQFAKSGVYLKLRDRASYAFALISIAAAVDLEGERIKDVRLAMGGVAHKPWRAIEAEKFLIGKPAKTETFQQAAEIALRGAKPLTHNGFKVELTKRAIRRALTVSAKGGGVV; encoded by the coding sequence ATGAATAACTTTACCTATACCCGTGCCACCTCAGTGAAAGATGCGGCTCAAAGGGCAACTGCCGATCAAAATGCAATCTTTATTGCAGGTGGTACGAATTTGGTTGATCGCCTCAAAGTATTTCTGGACGAGCCATCACAACTGATTGACATCTCTCGACTGCAAATGCAGCGCATTGAACGCACAGCAAATGGTGGTTTGCGGCTGGGAGCATTGGTGACAAACACGGCAGTAGCCGACTATGCCGATGTTCGTCGCGACTACCCGATGCTGTCTCGTGCGATTTTATCTGGAGCATCACAACAAATTCGCAACATGGCCACTGTGGGCGGCAACCTCCTCCAACGCACTCGCTGTCCCTACTACTACGATACCGCTTTTCCTTGTAACAAACGTCAGCCCGGCAGTGGTTGCCCGGCACTAACGGGCATCAACCGGATGCACGCCATCCTGGGAGCCAGTGAGCAGTGTTTGGCGGTTCACCCGTCGGATATGTGTGTTGCACTGGCGGCTTTGGATGCTGTGGTGGAGGTGGAAGGAACAAAAGGTAAACGGCAGATACCATTCACAGACTTTCATCGCTTACCAGGAAACACGCCGCAGCGAGACACAAACCTGGAGCCAGGTGAGTTAATTACTGCCGTAGTTTTGCCACCAATACAGTTTGCCAAATCAGGAGTTTACCTGAAGTTACGCGATCGCGCTTCCTATGCCTTTGCTTTGATTTCTATAGCAGCTGCCGTTGACTTGGAAGGAGAGCGGATCAAAGATGTGCGCTTGGCAATGGGCGGTGTAGCTCACAAACCCTGGCGAGCGATAGAAGCAGAGAAGTTTTTGATTGGCAAGCCAGCCAAAACAGAAACATTTCAACAAGCGGCAGAAATAGCGCTACGGGGAGCCAAACCGCTAACACACAACGGTTTCAAAGTTGAATTGACAAAGCGGGCAATTCGCCGCGCACTGACAGTTTCAGCTAAGGGAGGAGGGGTAGTATGA
- a CDS encoding 2Fe-2S iron-sulfur cluster-binding protein, producing the protein MQHPQEGAGKTSRRNFLGKALTTAGTAIAAPSLLNQATVAKDTALGSEGEMNITLKVNGEQKNLTIEPRVTLLDALRDRLALVGSKKGCDHGQCGACTVLINGQRVYSCLTLAVMQEGKEIVTIEGLAQGDTLHSVQAAFIENDAFQCGYCTPGQICASVALIDEIKRGCASAVTPDLTRPPQLAELSEAEIKERLSGNLCRCSAYNGIVAAVQQAAGQKPPSPVAEVMLSEPTEITA; encoded by the coding sequence ATGCAACACCCTCAAGAAGGGGCGGGGAAAACCTCTCGACGTAATTTTTTGGGCAAGGCGTTAACTACAGCCGGAACTGCCATAGCCGCTCCTTCATTGCTGAATCAAGCAACTGTAGCAAAGGACACTGCTCTAGGTTCTGAAGGTGAGATGAATATTACACTTAAGGTTAACGGAGAACAGAAAAACCTAACGATTGAGCCGCGCGTGACACTCCTGGATGCTCTGCGCGATCGCCTGGCACTGGTAGGTAGCAAAAAGGGCTGCGATCATGGGCAATGTGGGGCTTGCACGGTTCTGATCAATGGGCAGCGAGTTTATTCTTGCTTGACGTTAGCAGTCATGCAAGAAGGTAAAGAGATTGTCACTATTGAAGGATTGGCACAGGGCGATACTCTTCACTCAGTACAGGCTGCATTTATTGAGAACGATGCCTTTCAGTGTGGTTATTGCACACCAGGACAAATTTGTGCCTCTGTTGCTCTTATCGATGAAATCAAACGGGGCTGTGCCAGTGCTGTCACGCCGGATCTAACTCGCCCTCCCCAGTTAGCTGAACTTTCTGAGGCTGAAATCAAGGAGCGACTAAGTGGCAATCTCTGTCGGTGCAGCGCTTATAACGGTATTGTGGCAGCAGTACAACAAGCAGCCGGACAAAAACCACCCTCTCCGGTTGCAGAGGTGATGCTCAGTGAACCTACGGAGATAACCGCATGA
- a CDS encoding 3-hydroxyacyl-CoA dehydrogenase/enoyl-CoA hydratase family protein: protein MFKPFRTAAVLGAGIMGTQIAAHLANAGLTVHLLDIPAKTSNKNEIVETAFKKALKQSPPIFFTEKTARRVILGNFDEHFHRIADVDWVIEAVVENLAIKQQLMARVEEVIRDDTVVSTNTSGLPINAIAQGRSESFHKRFLGTHFFNPPRYLKLLELIPTKNTSTEVINRMQWFGSLYLGKGVVVAKDTPNFIANRIGMYVTMLGLRALTEQGYTIEEIDTLTGTLVGRPKSATFRTADLVGLDTLLYVAENLYPAIPEDESREIFRVPQLLRKLVETGSLGVKTGQGFYKKQGKEILSINPGTLAYEPAKPMNLGDIEALSQIHDLKKRLHILYQHPGRAGDFFRQLTLNILAYSARRIPEIADSPADIDKAMRWGFGWELGPFEIWDALGFETVLADMKAASIPVPEWVEEEGRGQKAEGSRQSVFYSETMALSSLEDEINLTALKADPERTLWQNSEAALLDLGDGVVLYEFRSKGNTLSLQVVNGLNEVLDLLENSEFRGLVIGNDSANFSAGANLAEMGMLAQTGNFQAIANLIVKYQSLLQRIQYFPKPIVAAVVGRALGGGCELVMACPHVVAAAESYIGLVELSVGLIPGAGGIMRMVTWAAERAASESPQHIQPFLRQAFETIGMAKVSNSAYEAQELGFLSPKTKIVMNADRRLDVAKQEVLCLEKTGYTPPPNRNTIMVLGRPAQAMLEQAAYIMQQGGFISEYDRYLAENLAYVMTGGELTAPALVDEDYLLQLERERFLPLLQQPKTQERMMHLLKTKKPLRN from the coding sequence ATGTTTAAGCCGTTCCGCACAGCTGCCGTTCTCGGTGCGGGAATAATGGGAACCCAAATTGCCGCTCATCTCGCTAATGCAGGATTGACTGTACATTTATTAGATATTCCTGCCAAAACCAGCAATAAAAACGAAATAGTCGAAACAGCATTCAAAAAAGCTTTAAAACAGTCTCCACCAATCTTCTTTACAGAAAAAACTGCCCGTCGGGTCATTCTGGGCAATTTTGACGAGCATTTTCACAGGATTGCTGATGTTGATTGGGTAATTGAAGCGGTAGTAGAAAATCTGGCTATCAAGCAGCAGTTGATGGCACGGGTTGAAGAAGTGATTCGGGATGATACAGTTGTGTCTACAAATACTAGTGGATTGCCTATCAACGCAATTGCTCAAGGACGCTCTGAATCTTTCCACAAAAGGTTTTTAGGAACTCACTTTTTTAACCCTCCACGCTATCTGAAATTACTGGAACTAATTCCTACAAAAAATACTTCAACTGAAGTAATAAATAGGATGCAGTGGTTTGGCAGCCTCTATCTAGGTAAAGGGGTAGTAGTAGCAAAAGACACTCCTAATTTTATTGCCAATCGCATCGGTATGTATGTAACAATGCTGGGTTTGCGGGCATTGACCGAGCAGGGATACACCATTGAAGAAATTGATACTCTCACGGGAACACTGGTGGGACGACCAAAGTCAGCAACATTTCGGACTGCGGACTTAGTGGGATTAGATACACTGTTGTATGTAGCAGAAAACCTCTATCCAGCGATTCCCGAAGATGAAAGCCGTGAGATTTTTCGCGTTCCCCAGCTACTGCGCAAGCTCGTAGAAACAGGCTCATTAGGTGTAAAAACAGGTCAAGGATTTTACAAGAAACAAGGCAAAGAAATTCTCTCTATCAATCCAGGAACATTGGCTTATGAACCAGCTAAACCTATGAACTTAGGGGATATTGAGGCGCTCAGTCAAATTCACGATTTAAAGAAACGCCTACACATTCTCTATCAACATCCTGGTCGCGCAGGTGATTTCTTCCGGCAATTAACCTTAAATATTTTGGCATACAGTGCTCGTCGCATTCCCGAAATTGCTGACAGTCCTGCCGATATTGATAAGGCTATGCGCTGGGGATTTGGCTGGGAACTTGGCCCGTTTGAAATTTGGGATGCGCTTGGATTTGAAACTGTGCTGGCAGATATGAAAGCTGCTAGTATTCCGGTGCCGGAGTGGGTGGAGGAGGAAGGCAGAGGGCAGAAGGCAGAGGGCAGTAGGCAGTCTGTTTTCTATTCGGAGACAATGGCGTTATCTTCTTTGGAAGATGAAATTAACTTGACGGCGTTAAAAGCAGATCCAGAAAGGACACTGTGGCAAAATTCAGAGGCGGCGTTGCTGGATTTGGGAGATGGGGTAGTTTTGTACGAGTTTCGCTCTAAAGGTAATACCTTAAGCTTGCAGGTGGTAAATGGCTTAAATGAGGTGCTAGATCTCCTTGAAAATAGCGAATTTCGAGGATTGGTAATTGGCAACGACAGCGCGAATTTCTCCGCTGGGGCAAATTTGGCAGAAATGGGAATGCTGGCACAGACGGGAAATTTCCAAGCGATCGCCAACCTTATCGTCAAGTATCAGTCACTGCTACAACGGATTCAATATTTCCCCAAACCCATTGTTGCCGCGGTTGTTGGACGCGCTTTGGGAGGTGGCTGTGAATTAGTCATGGCTTGTCCGCACGTTGTTGCAGCAGCCGAATCCTATATTGGGTTAGTAGAACTCAGCGTCGGTCTGATTCCGGGCGCAGGTGGTATTATGCGGATGGTGACTTGGGCAGCCGAGCGGGCAGCAAGCGAATCACCCCAACATATTCAGCCTTTCTTACGCCAAGCTTTTGAAACCATTGGCATGGCAAAAGTTTCTAATAGTGCTTACGAAGCTCAGGAATTGGGTTTCCTCTCACCCAAAACCAAAATTGTGATGAATGCAGATCGGCGGTTGGATGTTGCCAAACAAGAAGTGTTGTGTCTGGAAAAAACAGGCTACACGCCACCCCCAAATCGCAACACAATTATGGTGCTAGGGCGTCCGGCGCAGGCAATGCTGGAACAAGCTGCCTACATCATGCAGCAGGGAGGTTTCATCAGTGAATATGATCGCTATCTGGCTGAAAACCTAGCCTATGTGATGACTGGTGGGGAATTAACCGCACCTGCTTTAGTTGATGAAGATTACCTATTGCAGCTAGAGCGAGAGAGGTTTTTACCACTATTGCAGCAACCCAAGACTCAAGAGCGGATGATGCATTTGCTTAAGACGAAGAAACCGCTACGGAATTGA
- a CDS encoding alpha/beta hydrolase: MTHIEGTFEGAGGLYLYYQGWLPEGQVKAIIAIVHGLGAHSGLFDTAVQYLIPHGYAIYAFDLRGHGRSPGQRGHINAWTEFREDLHTFLTRIQERAINCACFVWGHSLGAVIALDYALHFPESLQGLILTAPALGKVRVPAFKVALGLMLSQIWPRFSLKVGIKRGSSSRDPKVLTAYAQDPLRHEYGSARLATEFFAAKNWVESHASDLKVPLLILHGCEDLITPTEGSLALFEQVSFPDKECHVYPGDYHDLHLDLNYQDVLVDLGNWLERHLNGGTNHQPAACQIKVASLQPENMNIQLYFCEKDTKVDLDPRHDLN, encoded by the coding sequence ATGACACATATTGAAGGAACTTTTGAAGGAGCAGGAGGTCTATACCTTTACTATCAAGGTTGGCTACCAGAGGGGCAGGTAAAGGCAATCATTGCAATAGTCCATGGGTTAGGAGCGCATAGCGGATTATTCGATACTGCCGTGCAGTACTTAATCCCACACGGCTATGCCATATATGCCTTTGACCTGCGGGGGCATGGACGTTCCCCTGGACAGAGGGGACATATCAATGCTTGGACAGAGTTTAGAGAAGATTTGCATACCTTTTTAACGCGAATACAAGAACGAGCAATCAATTGTGCTTGCTTTGTGTGGGGGCATAGCTTGGGAGCAGTGATCGCCTTAGACTACGCCTTGCACTTTCCGGAAAGTTTGCAGGGATTGATATTGACGGCACCAGCATTAGGTAAAGTCAGGGTACCAGCTTTTAAAGTTGCTCTAGGACTGATGCTCTCACAAATTTGGCCGCGCTTTAGCCTCAAAGTTGGCATTAAGCGTGGTTCGAGTTCGCGAGATCCTAAGGTGCTAACTGCCTATGCCCAAGATCCATTACGGCATGAGTACGGAAGCGCTCGACTGGCTACGGAATTTTTCGCAGCTAAAAATTGGGTGGAAAGCCATGCGTCTGATTTAAAAGTTCCTTTGTTAATTCTGCATGGCTGTGAGGACTTAATCACACCAACTGAGGGTAGTTTAGCTTTGTTTGAACAAGTGAGCTTTCCAGACAAAGAATGTCATGTTTATCCGGGAGACTATCATGATCTCCATTTAGACCTCAACTATCAAGATGTGTTGGTGGACTTAGGGAATTGGCTCGAACGACATTTGAATGGAGGAACAAACCATCAGCCAGCAGCTTGTCAAATAAAAGTTGCCTCTTTGCAACCAGAAAATATGAATATACAACTTTATTTTTGCGAAAAAGATACAAAAGTTGATCTTGATCCCCGCCATGATCTAAATTAA